A stretch of the Deinococcus aestuarii genome encodes the following:
- a CDS encoding MFS transporter — MSFSPRPALKFPVAFLTTALVIELLDELVDGVTGAAWPLVREDLSLSYAQVGLLLGVPAVLANLVEPAFGLLADAGRRRGLVLGGGVAFAASLMLFAVSGGFWSLLAALVLFYPASGAFVSLTQAALMDAEPARREQNMARWALAGSLGNVAGPLLLGLAVTAGLGWRATYAGLAGLSVAALLVAWRSGGAWRPAARPGPAGPGVRAAVRGVGGALGRGEVRLGLALLEGSNLLLDVFRGFLALYFVDAVGTTPAVAGLAVAVLTGVGLLGDALVVPLLERADGVRLVRASAWGAAVVFPAFLLAPGVGVKLALLGALGLLTSGWYAVLQARLYASLPERSGTVMALGSVAGLAGGAVLPVLGLIADRFGVEAAMWLLLAGPLGLIVGLPRGGERREG, encoded by the coding sequence GTGTCGTTCTCTCCACGTCCCGCGCTGAAATTCCCGGTGGCCTTTCTCACCACCGCCCTGGTCATCGAACTGCTCGACGAGCTGGTGGACGGCGTGACGGGGGCCGCGTGGCCGCTCGTCCGGGAAGACCTCTCGCTCTCGTACGCCCAGGTGGGGCTGCTGCTCGGGGTGCCCGCCGTGCTCGCCAACCTCGTCGAGCCCGCCTTCGGGCTGCTCGCAGACGCCGGGCGGCGGCGCGGGCTGGTGCTCGGCGGGGGGGTGGCGTTCGCCGCCTCGCTCATGCTCTTCGCCGTGTCGGGCGGGTTCTGGTCGCTGCTGGCGGCGCTGGTGCTCTTCTACCCGGCCTCGGGGGCCTTCGTCAGCCTGACCCAGGCCGCGCTGATGGACGCCGAGCCCGCGCGGCGCGAACAGAACATGGCGCGCTGGGCGCTGGCGGGGTCGCTGGGCAATGTGGCGGGCCCCCTCCTGCTCGGCCTCGCCGTGACGGCGGGCCTGGGGTGGCGGGCCACCTACGCGGGGCTCGCCGGGCTGAGCGTGGCGGCCCTGCTCGTCGCGTGGCGGTCGGGGGGGGCGTGGCGGCCAGCGGCGCGGCCCGGCCCGGCGGGTCCCGGGGTCCGCGCGGCGGTGAGGGGGGTGGGCGGGGCCCTGGGGCGCGGCGAGGTGCGCCTCGGACTCGCCCTGCTGGAGGGGTCAAATTTGCTGCTCGACGTGTTCCGGGGCTTTCTCGCCCTGTATTTCGTGGACGCGGTGGGCACGACCCCGGCGGTCGCGGGCCTCGCGGTGGCGGTCCTGACCGGGGTGGGGCTCCTGGGCGACGCGCTCGTGGTGCCGCTGCTGGAGCGGGCGGACGGCGTGCGGCTCGTCCGGGCGAGCGCGTGGGGGGCGGCGGTGGTCTTCCCGGCCTTCCTGCTCGCGCCCGGGGTCGGCGTCAAGCTGGCCCTGCTGGGGGCGCTCGGGCTGCTCACCTCCGGGTGGTACGCCGTCTTGCAGGCGCGGCTGTACGCGAGCCTGCCGGAGCGCAGCGGCACGGTCATGGCGCTCGGGAGCGTGGCGGGGCTGGCGGGCGGGGCCGTGCTGCCCGTGCTGGGCCTGATCGCCGACCGCTTCGGGGTGGAGGCCGCCATGTGGCTGCTCCTCGCCGGGCCGCTGGGGCTGATCGTGGGGCTGCCAAGAGGCGGGGAACGGCGGGAAGGGTGA
- a CDS encoding MarR family winged helix-turn-helix transcriptional regulator yields the protein MDTAPLPPFAPAAPELALLTAFWEAWQALTTLGEAELRVRHDLDLRSFIALAYVQGGTDQPAVLARELGVPRYEVSRVLHALEARGAVTRRQTQPDARRVTVTVTPRGAALWEAALETVREVAGPPLATLGPRVHALTHDLRALAHATRPLPRPSSRQETE from the coding sequence GTGGACACCGCTCCCCTGCCTCCCTTCGCCCCGGCGGCCCCGGAACTGGCGCTCCTGACGGCCTTCTGGGAGGCCTGGCAGGCGCTCACGACGCTGGGCGAGGCCGAGTTGCGCGTCCGGCACGACCTGGACCTGCGGTCCTTCATCGCCCTGGCCTACGTGCAGGGAGGGACCGACCAGCCAGCGGTGCTGGCCCGCGAACTCGGCGTGCCCCGCTACGAGGTCAGCCGCGTGCTGCACGCCCTGGAGGCCCGGGGCGCGGTGACCCGCCGCCAGACGCAGCCGGACGCCCGCCGGGTCACCGTGACCGTCACCCCGCGGGGGGCAGCGCTGTGGGAGGCGGCGCTGGAGACGGTGCGGGAGGTCGCCGGGCCCCCGCTCGCCACCCTGGGTCCCCGGGTCCACGCCCTCACCCACGACCTGCGGGCCCTGGCGCACGCCACCCGCCCCCTTCCCCGCCCCTCGTCCCGACAGGAGACCGAATGA
- a CDS encoding cytochrome P450 → MTTPPSDPPRCPFTGQAASLTRRGDLPAESLPEIEVDERGVYRVHAFGAARDILRSEAVRQAGFMAEAAREMGGLGRPPVLFEEGETHHEMRRSTARYFTPTQVAGYGPTIAAFADDLIAELARRGEMKLDDLSLRLAVGVAAQVVGLTDSRLPGLERRVIAFVEGGGDSEPGRVGPERGRVEGLRQQAQMALFFLLDVKPAIEARRRARRDDLISHLLDRGYGEVEILTECLTYGTAGMVTTREFISAAAWHLLRDPELRASYVHGTERERHAILHEILRLEPVVTTLYRRAAAELTVEGRSVPAGSLLALNIQHANVDPEVMGEDAAQLCPARPLPRGVQPQGLSFGDGHHRCPGAFLAIKESDVFLRRLLMWRDLEVVSEPRLGYNEVVKGYELRGFRVRLGRGGRARPGA, encoded by the coding sequence ATGACCACCCCACCGTCCGACCCGCCCCGCTGCCCCTTCACCGGACAGGCGGCCTCGCTGACCCGCCGGGGCGACCTCCCGGCCGAATCCCTCCCGGAGATCGAGGTGGACGAGCGCGGGGTCTACCGGGTCCACGCCTTCGGGGCGGCGCGGGACATCCTGCGCTCGGAGGCGGTGCGGCAGGCGGGCTTCATGGCCGAGGCCGCGCGGGAGATGGGCGGGCTGGGCCGTCCCCCGGTCCTGTTCGAGGAGGGTGAGACGCACCACGAGATGCGGCGCTCGACCGCCCGCTACTTCACCCCGACCCAGGTCGCCGGGTACGGCCCCACCATCGCTGCCTTCGCCGACGACTTGATCGCCGAGCTCGCCCGCCGGGGCGAGATGAAGCTCGACGACCTCAGCCTGCGGCTCGCCGTGGGGGTCGCCGCGCAGGTGGTCGGCCTGACCGACAGCCGCCTCCCGGGGCTGGAGCGCCGCGTCATCGCCTTCGTGGAGGGGGGAGGCGACAGCGAACCCGGCCGGGTGGGGCCGGAGCGGGGCCGGGTCGAGGGCCTGCGGCAACAGGCGCAGATGGCCCTCTTCTTCCTCCTCGACGTGAAACCCGCCATCGAGGCCAGACGCAGGGCGCGCCGCGACGACCTGATCAGCCACCTGCTCGACCGGGGGTACGGCGAGGTGGAGATCCTGACCGAGTGCCTGACCTACGGCACGGCGGGGATGGTGACCACCCGCGAATTCATCAGCGCCGCCGCGTGGCACCTGCTGAGAGACCCCGAGCTGCGCGCGAGCTACGTCCACGGCACCGAGCGGGAGCGCCACGCCATCTTGCACGAGATCCTGCGCCTGGAGCCGGTCGTGACCACGCTCTATCGCCGCGCGGCGGCAGAGCTGACGGTGGAGGGGCGCAGCGTCCCGGCGGGCAGCCTGCTCGCGCTGAACATCCAGCACGCCAACGTGGACCCGGAGGTGATGGGGGAAGACGCCGCGCAGCTCTGCCCGGCCCGGCCGTTGCCGCGCGGGGTCCAGCCTCAGGGGCTGTCGTTCGGCGACGGGCACCACCGCTGCCCCGGCGCGTTTCTGGCGATCAAGGAGTCGGACGTGTTCTTGCGCCGGTTGCTGATGTGGCGGGACCTGGAGGTCGTCTCCGAACCCCGCCTCGGCTACAACGAGGTCGTCAAGGGCTACGAGCTGCGCGGCTTCCGGGTCCGCCTGGGTCGGGGAGGGCGGGCCCGGCCGGGAGCCTGA
- a CDS encoding aldo/keto reductase, translating into MTTYRKLGRSGLHLFPIGLGTMQFGWSADEQTAQGIMDAYHEAGGNFIDTADIYTTWTPGNPGGVSEEIIGRWVKARGNRDDLVIATKVRGPMGGFGREGRGSVHQREGLSRRWIMRACEDSLRRLGVDHIDLYQVHWVDNQTPIEETLEALTELVRRGYVRYIGCSNFSAWRLMQALWTSDRRGLEAFVSVQPEYSLLSPTRANFERELMRVCEAYGLGIVPWSPLGGGMLTGKYKRGQPLPESVRADENARRRFSERNFDIVETLEAVAGRHGARPAQVALAWLLAQPMMTSPIIGANNVTQLGELLGTLDLRLSDEDLGEITRVSDWERARTELEQ; encoded by the coding sequence ATGACGACGTACCGCAAGCTGGGCCGCAGCGGCCTGCATCTCTTTCCCATCGGCCTGGGCACCATGCAGTTCGGCTGGAGCGCCGACGAGCAGACCGCTCAGGGCATCATGGACGCCTATCACGAGGCAGGCGGCAATTTTATCGATACGGCCGACATCTACACGACGTGGACCCCCGGCAACCCCGGCGGCGTATCCGAGGAGATCATCGGGCGGTGGGTCAAGGCGCGCGGCAACCGCGACGACCTCGTGATCGCCACCAAGGTGCGCGGGCCGATGGGCGGGTTCGGCCGCGAGGGACGGGGCAGCGTCCACCAGCGCGAGGGCCTGTCGCGGCGCTGGATCATGCGGGCGTGTGAGGACAGCCTGCGGCGCCTGGGGGTGGACCACATCGACCTGTACCAGGTCCACTGGGTGGACAACCAGACGCCCATCGAGGAGACGCTGGAGGCGCTCACCGAACTCGTCCGGCGCGGGTATGTGCGCTACATCGGCTGCTCGAACTTCTCCGCGTGGCGGCTGATGCAGGCCCTGTGGACGAGCGACCGCCGGGGGCTGGAGGCCTTTGTCAGCGTCCAGCCCGAGTACAGCCTGCTCTCGCCGACGCGGGCGAACTTCGAGCGCGAGCTGATGCGGGTGTGCGAGGCGTACGGCCTCGGGATCGTTCCGTGGAGCCCGCTCGGCGGCGGGATGCTGACGGGCAAGTACAAACGGGGCCAGCCCCTCCCGGAGAGCGTGCGCGCGGACGAGAATGCCCGGCGGCGCTTCAGCGAGCGCAACTTTGACATCGTGGAAACCCTGGAGGCGGTCGCGGGGCGGCACGGGGCGAGGCCCGCGCAGGTCGCGCTGGCGTGGCTGCTCGCCCAGCCGATGATGACCTCGCCCATCATCGGCGCGAACAACGTCACCCAGCTCGGGGAACTCCTCGGCACGCTGGACCTGCGCCTCAGTGACGAGGACCTCGGCGAGATCACCCGCGTCAGCGACTGGGAACGGGCGAGAACCGAGCTCGAGCAGTGA